CTTGACTATCAAATAATTACAAACAAATCAGAGTGGTGAGTATCCACTCACCACTGCCCAGTGAGCTAACACTTACCAGGATTTGTTTTTTTGTTGTAATATTGCTCCCGCTATCAGCTGGCGAGCCCCACCCGGTCAGCTGATAGCCTACTCGTTACCACACTAGCAGCCAGCCGTTGTCCCACCCCGGCTGACTCACTTCACACTCTCGTTGCCCGGCTGTCGTCCCACCCCAGCTGGTTTAGAATCACACTCTGAGTACTCCAGCCGTCGTCCCACCCCGTCTGGTTTTGTAGCGCTGCCCCGCCCCGGCCTGGCAGCATCTGAAAGTTTTTCAACCGGCCGATTTGGAGCTCCCAAATCGGCCGGTTTCTTTTTGGGAGCCAGTATGCTAACTGCTGCCAGCCCGAATAAAGCGGCACAGTAAGCAGCTTTTGCGGCAGCTATCCCCGAACTTTGCCCTTTATCTTGCTACTATTATTGCCAGCTGGCGCTGCCCTACCCACCCTGCCTCGTTATGATTACCCGCCGCCAACATATTGCCAATGTGGCGCTGCAACTATTTGGCGATAAGGGCTTTGAAAATACCTCTACCCAGCAGATTGCCAAGGCTGCGGGGGTTTCGGAGGCGCTTATCTTTAAGCATTTTGGCTCGAAGGAGCAGCTGCTCGACTTCATTATCAAGAGCGGCTACCAGCGCATTATCGAGCACAACCGCGGGGGCCTGGCCGAGCTTGACCCGCTCACGTTTATTCACAGCGTTATCGACCTGCCTTATAAGCTGGTGCTGGAGGAGCCACATTTCTGGAAGCTGCAATACCGCCTGGCCGACCGCGAAATGGCCCAACAGCAGCACGAGCGATTTATGCGCCCGGTGCCTGCCCGCCTGCAAGCTGCGTTTGAGCAGTTGGGCTACCCGGAGCCCGAAAAGGAAACCCGCCTGCTGCTGCTACTGATTGAGGCCCTGTGGAAAATTGAAGCCAACAAAACCGACGAGCATGTGCGGGAAATGCTGGACTTTATCAAGCGCAAATACGAGGTGCAGCGCTGAGTCTGGCGAGGGAAATAGAAATTCAGCTAAGCGAGGGAGCCCAAACTGACCTCTGCTATAAACGGCTATTTGGGGCTGGCTCAGCAGCAGTTGGCCCAGGGCAACCCATTATAACATGGCTTTTTGGTGAAATACTCCGTACCTGTACAGACTTACCAGCTTGTTTTGGCCTATGTCGCGTACCATAATTGTCTCTAATCGCCTGCCTACTAAAG
The sequence above is drawn from the Hymenobacter baengnokdamensis genome and encodes:
- a CDS encoding TetR/AcrR family transcriptional regulator, with translation MITRRQHIANVALQLFGDKGFENTSTQQIAKAAGVSEALIFKHFGSKEQLLDFIIKSGYQRIIEHNRGGLAELDPLTFIHSVIDLPYKLVLEEPHFWKLQYRLADREMAQQQHERFMRPVPARLQAAFEQLGYPEPEKETRLLLLLIEALWKIEANKTDEHVREMLDFIKRKYEVQR